A portion of the Flavobacterium magnum genome contains these proteins:
- a CDS encoding succinate dehydrogenase/fumarate reductase iron-sulfur subunit codes for MKLTLKIWRQKNAKDTGKMVDYPIDGIEPDMSFLEMLDVLNEQLINKGEDPVSFDHDCREGICGMCSLFINGEAHGPDRGVTTCQLHMRMFKDGDTIYIEPFRAKAFPVIKDLVVDRSSFDRIQHAGGFISVNTSGNTIDANTIPIPKHDADRAFDAATCIGCGACVASCKNASAMLFVSAKVSQFALLPQGKVEAADRVLNMVRQMDAEGFGNCTNTGACEVECPKGISLENIARMNREYLSASLKG; via the coding sequence ATGAAACTCACATTAAAAATATGGCGCCAGAAAAACGCCAAAGACACAGGAAAAATGGTCGATTATCCAATCGATGGAATCGAACCCGACATGTCGTTCCTTGAAATGCTGGACGTTTTGAACGAACAGCTCATCAACAAGGGCGAAGACCCGGTATCATTTGACCACGACTGCCGCGAAGGCATCTGCGGGATGTGCTCGCTGTTCATTAACGGAGAGGCCCATGGCCCGGACCGTGGCGTAACGACCTGCCAGTTGCACATGCGTATGTTCAAGGATGGCGATACGATCTACATCGAGCCGTTCCGTGCGAAAGCATTCCCGGTGATCAAGGATTTGGTTGTCGACAGGAGCTCGTTTGACCGCATCCAGCATGCCGGGGGTTTCATCTCCGTCAACACTTCAGGCAATACCATTGATGCCAATACGATCCCAATCCCGAAACATGATGCCGACCGCGCGTTTGATGCCGCGACCTGCATCGGTTGTGGTGCCTGTGTCGCTTCGTGCAAAAACGCTTCGGCGATGCTGTTCGTGTCTGCAAAAGTGTCCCAGTTTGCGTTGCTTCCCCAGGGAAAAGTGGAAGCCGCCGACCGTGTGCTAAACATGGTCCGCCAGATGGATGCGGAAGGTTTCGGAAACTGCACCAATACCGGTGCCTGCGAGGTGGAATGCCCTAAAGGAATTTCGCTGGAGAATATCGCCAGGATGAATCGCGAATACCTTTCAGCGAGTCTCAAAGGATAG
- a CDS encoding SusF/SusE family outer membrane protein, protein MKKLLSLFLLISAVAAAQIPQGLNYQAVVRDGNGIVLANHEVTFWMGIVKNTADNSETEYLETHTVTTDDIGQVSFVIGQGNFEAGTPFSQLDWAHGNTYLRIGINTGSGYVNLGTTQFMSVPYALFAGNAMPNGNNPGDMLFWNGTQWQTVPAGYNGQTLTFCNGVPTWGPCPDYFSRLAVPGNHQGWLPATADQVALDGPTATYEGYMSLDGEYKFVAPNATGSFEWNNPIYGDDGSFSGTLMPFPGETNCTAPDGYYLVKANIQSLTYSTTPITTWGVIGSATPGGWDYSTPLTYNTQTKKWTGVVTMNSGEFKFRANNEWTLNLGLNPNSDNFMDYDGANLSVDAAASYYIELDLSNPRQYTYTAVMQ, encoded by the coding sequence ATGAAAAAACTGTTATCCCTTTTTCTATTGATTTCCGCAGTGGCTGCTGCCCAGATTCCTCAGGGACTCAATTATCAGGCTGTCGTCCGTGATGGAAACGGTATTGTATTGGCAAATCATGAAGTGACTTTTTGGATGGGTATCGTAAAGAACACCGCCGATAATTCGGAGACTGAATATCTTGAGACACATACCGTTACAACTGATGATATTGGCCAGGTAAGTTTTGTAATCGGGCAAGGTAACTTTGAAGCAGGAACGCCTTTCAGTCAACTTGACTGGGCACATGGTAATACATATCTCAGAATCGGGATTAATACCGGTAGTGGCTATGTCAACCTTGGAACAACACAATTCATGAGTGTGCCTTATGCTTTGTTTGCCGGTAATGCGATGCCGAATGGAAACAACCCCGGAGATATGCTGTTTTGGAACGGAACCCAATGGCAAACTGTTCCTGCGGGATATAATGGCCAGACATTGACTTTTTGTAACGGTGTACCCACGTGGGGACCTTGTCCGGATTACTTTTCGAGATTGGCTGTCCCGGGCAACCATCAGGGATGGCTCCCGGCCACCGCAGATCAGGTTGCGCTTGATGGCCCTACCGCTACCTACGAAGGTTATATGAGCCTCGATGGTGAGTACAAATTTGTAGCTCCAAACGCAACAGGCAGTTTTGAATGGAATAATCCGATATACGGTGATGACGGCTCTTTTAGCGGTACTCTAATGCCATTTCCCGGAGAAACAAATTGCACCGCTCCTGACGGTTATTATCTCGTGAAAGCAAATATTCAATCCTTGACTTATTCCACGACGCCAATAACAACGTGGGGCGTAATCGGTTCGGCCACACCAGGCGGTTGGGATTACAGTACGCCGCTGACCTACAATACCCAGACCAAAAAATGGACTGGCGTCGTTACCATGAACAGCGGAGAGTTTAAATTCCGTGCCAATAACGAATGGACGTTAAATCTTGGCTTAAACCCGAACTCTGACAATTTCATGGACTATGATGGCGCAAACCTGTCCGTTGACGCCGCCGCTTCTTATTATATCGAGTTGGACCTCAGCAATCCCAGACAATACACTTACACCGCTGTCATGCAATAA
- a CDS encoding T9SS type A sorting domain-containing protein, with protein sequence MKNKSFFTVLFAIGSLTLQAQTISKSVINSFGGTQSSSSVKLTSNVGEIITGLTGSEASGQLSSGFLPALDMSALSIEDQSVTAVLVYPNPTTDKLFIANKNALELSVTIYSETGQLLRSAKTNETQSGVDVSDFSKGIYIVNIALPGNKNNAYKIIKN encoded by the coding sequence ATGAAAAACAAATCCTTTTTTACGGTATTGTTTGCAATTGGAAGTCTTACGCTACAGGCACAAACCATTTCCAAAAGTGTGATCAACAGTTTTGGAGGAACACAGAGCAGTTCATCTGTAAAACTGACCTCTAACGTGGGGGAGATTATCACCGGGCTTACCGGAAGTGAGGCCTCAGGCCAGCTCAGCAGTGGGTTTTTACCTGCGTTGGATATGAGTGCACTTTCCATTGAAGATCAATCCGTAACCGCAGTGTTGGTTTATCCGAATCCAACAACTGATAAGCTTTTTATTGCCAATAAAAATGCACTTGAACTCTCGGTGACAATCTATTCTGAGACCGGCCAATTGCTTAGGTCCGCCAAAACCAATGAAACCCAGTCCGGTGTTGATGTAAGTGATTTTTCCAAAGGAATTTACATTGTAAATATCGCTTTACCCGGCAACAAAAACAATGCCTATAAAATAATTAAAAACTGA
- a CDS encoding fumarate reductase/succinate dehydrogenase flavoprotein subunit: MALDSKIPEGPISEKWTNYKDHINLVNPANKRNLDIIVVGTGLAGGSAAATLAELGYNVKAFCFQDSPRRAHSIAAQGGINAAKNYQGDGDSTFRLFYDTVKGGDYRAREANVHRLAEVSANIIDQCVAQGVPLAREYGGLLDNRSFGGTLVSRTFYAKGQTGQQLLLGAYSAMNRQIGRGKIKMYNRHEMLELVVVNGKARGIIARNLITGEIERHSAHAVVIGSGGYGNVFFLSTNAMGSNATAAWKIHKKGAFFANPCYTQIHPTCIPVSGDHQSKLTLMSESLRNDGRIWVPKSLEDAKAIREGRKKPTDLSEDERDYYLERRYPAFGNLVPRDIASRAAKERCDAGFGVNKTGEAVYLDFASAIERYGKDQARIKHLDENDAALVKKLGTEVVASKYGNLFQMYEKIVDENPYVTPMMIYPAVHYTMGGTWVDYNLMTTIPGCFSIGESNFSDHGANRLGASALMQGLADGYFVLPYTIGDYLAPDIKMGKIPTNTPEFDEAEKAVRDQLEKFINNKGTHSVDHFHKRLGKIMWDKVGMARNAKGLTEAISEIAALREEFHRDVKVPGTLDSFNQELEKAMRVADFLELGELFAKDALHRNESCGGHFREEYQTPDGEAQRDDENFAYVAAWEYKGKPSDAVLHKEPLVFDNVKLVQRSYK; encoded by the coding sequence ATGGCATTAGATTCAAAAATACCTGAAGGTCCAATTTCAGAAAAATGGACAAACTATAAAGACCATATCAACTTAGTCAATCCGGCTAATAAACGCAACCTGGACATCATCGTGGTGGGTACCGGATTGGCGGGCGGTTCGGCAGCAGCAACGCTGGCTGAACTGGGTTACAATGTAAAGGCGTTCTGTTTCCAGGATTCCCCGCGACGTGCGCACTCGATTGCCGCGCAGGGCGGAATCAATGCTGCGAAAAACTATCAGGGAGACGGTGACTCTACATTCCGTCTTTTCTACGATACGGTGAAAGGCGGCGATTACCGCGCCCGTGAAGCCAACGTCCATCGTCTCGCGGAAGTTTCGGCGAACATCATTGACCAATGCGTTGCCCAAGGGGTGCCGTTGGCCCGTGAATACGGCGGATTGCTGGACAACCGTTCATTCGGGGGTACTTTGGTTTCCCGAACTTTTTATGCCAAAGGACAGACCGGGCAGCAATTGCTGCTTGGTGCCTATTCCGCGATGAACCGCCAAATCGGCCGCGGGAAAATCAAGATGTACAACCGCCACGAAATGCTTGAGCTGGTTGTCGTAAATGGCAAAGCAAGAGGGATCATTGCGCGTAATTTAATTACCGGTGAAATTGAACGGCATTCTGCACATGCTGTGGTCATTGGTTCGGGAGGATACGGGAACGTGTTTTTCCTTTCTACCAATGCTATGGGAAGCAATGCCACTGCAGCCTGGAAAATCCACAAAAAAGGGGCGTTTTTCGCGAATCCTTGTTACACGCAGATCCACCCTACCTGCATCCCGGTGTCCGGAGACCATCAGTCAAAACTGACTTTGATGTCCGAATCGCTTCGGAATGACGGAAGGATCTGGGTGCCAAAATCTCTTGAAGATGCCAAGGCAATCCGTGAAGGCCGCAAGAAACCGACCGATTTGTCTGAAGACGAAAGGGATTACTATCTCGAGAGAAGGTATCCTGCGTTTGGAAACCTTGTGCCGCGTGATATCGCGTCCCGTGCCGCCAAGGAGCGTTGTGACGCCGGTTTCGGTGTAAACAAGACCGGTGAAGCCGTGTATCTCGATTTTGCCTCCGCCATCGAAAGGTACGGAAAGGACCAGGCCAGGATCAAGCACCTGGATGAAAATGATGCCGCTTTGGTTAAAAAATTAGGAACAGAAGTCGTAGCAAGCAAGTATGGCAACCTGTTCCAGATGTATGAGAAAATCGTCGACGAAAATCCGTATGTCACCCCGATGATGATTTACCCTGCGGTGCATTACACTATGGGCGGAACGTGGGTTGATTATAACCTGATGACGACCATCCCGGGATGTTTCTCGATTGGTGAATCCAACTTCTCAGATCACGGTGCAAACCGCCTCGGTGCTTCCGCATTAATGCAGGGATTGGCCGACGGTTATTTCGTACTGCCATACACTATCGGAGACTATTTAGCCCCTGATATCAAAATGGGAAAAATCCCAACCAATACACCGGAATTTGACGAAGCGGAAAAAGCAGTCCGCGATCAACTCGAAAAATTCATTAATAACAAGGGCACACATTCTGTTGACCATTTCCATAAGAGACTGGGTAAAATCATGTGGGATAAAGTCGGTATGGCGCGTAACGCCAAAGGCCTTACCGAAGCCATTTCGGAAATTGCCGCATTGCGAGAGGAATTCCACCGTGATGTAAAAGTTCCGGGAACGCTCGACAGTTTCAACCAGGAATTGGAGAAAGCGATGCGTGTAGCCGATTTCCTTGAACTCGGAGAATTGTTTGCCAAAGATGCTTTGCACCGAAACGAAAGCTGCGGCGGGCATTTCCGTGAAGAATACCAGACACCCGATGGTGAGGCACAACGCGATGATGAGAATTTCGCCTATGTAGCGGCCTGGGAGTATAAAGGAAAACCAAGCGATGCGGTACTGCACAAAGAGCCTTTGGTTTTTGATAATGTTAAGCTGGTACAACGCAGTTATAAATAG
- a CDS encoding succinate dehydrogenase cytochrome b subunit, translated as MAQTAILKSSIAKKVAMALSGLFLISFLALHVSLNMVSVFSEDAFNTASHFMGYNPIIQYVMQPILAAGVIFHFVMGIVLEIQNRNSRPVRYARNNGAANAPWPSRNMIITGLVVLAFMGLHFYDFWFPELNFKYVAAEMPDATRYYGELVEKFHDPVRTGIYCVSFILLALHLWHGFASSFQSVGFNNKYSRSLSKFAYAFAVVVPLGFIFIALFHHLNH; from the coding sequence ATGGCACAAACTGCAATCTTGAAGTCCTCCATTGCTAAGAAAGTCGCAATGGCGCTTTCAGGGCTTTTCCTTATTTCATTTTTAGCGCTGCACGTTTCCTTAAATATGGTTTCCGTATTCAGCGAGGATGCTTTCAATACCGCTTCGCATTTTATGGGCTACAACCCTATTATACAATATGTTATGCAGCCTATCCTGGCGGCGGGCGTGATTTTTCACTTCGTCATGGGCATCGTGCTCGAAATCCAGAACCGCAATTCCCGCCCGGTACGATATGCCCGGAACAACGGGGCAGCAAACGCGCCATGGCCTTCACGCAACATGATCATTACGGGATTGGTGGTACTCGCCTTCATGGGATTGCACTTTTATGATTTCTGGTTCCCTGAACTCAATTTCAAATACGTGGCGGCCGAAATGCCTGACGCGACAAGGTATTACGGAGAGCTCGTCGAGAAGTTCCACGATCCGGTACGCACAGGGATTTATTGTGTGTCCTTCATCCTGCTCGCATTGCATTTATGGCATGGTTTTGCCTCCTCGTTCCAATCGGTCGGGTTCAACAACAAATATTCAAGGTCGTTAAGCAAATTCGCTTACGCTTTCGCGGTGGTTGTACCGCTAGGATTCATTTTCATCGCTTTGTTTCACCACCTCAATCATTAA
- a CDS encoding ChaN family lipoprotein: MRSIPFLACLLAHALIFSQQKPAYRIFDKSGRETTYARMLKATSKTEVVLFGEFHDNAISHWLELELAKDLAQRTKLVLGAEMFEADNQTQLDGYLQDPSEDAQIDSTARLWPNYKTDYKPLVDFAKEKKFTFVATNIPRRFAGLVYKKGFEALETLTDAEKNWIAPLPIAYDANLPGYVKMVREMGGHGGDNLPKAQAVKDATMAYFILRNLRDGSVFLHYNGSYHSDDFEGIFWYLRQRRPDLKILTISTVTQANISSLEKENLSKADFILVIDEDVTKTY, from the coding sequence ATGAGGTCCATTCCTTTTTTAGCGTGCCTGCTCGCCCATGCGTTGATTTTTTCCCAGCAGAAACCGGCATACCGGATTTTTGACAAATCGGGCAGGGAAACCACTTACGCCAGGATGCTCAAAGCGACGTCAAAAACCGAAGTCGTTTTGTTTGGGGAATTCCATGACAATGCCATTTCGCACTGGCTCGAACTTGAGCTTGCGAAGGATTTGGCGCAGCGGACGAAATTGGTTTTAGGCGCTGAAATGTTTGAAGCCGACAACCAAACGCAGCTTGACGGGTATTTACAGGATCCTTCAGAGGATGCGCAAATAGACAGCACCGCGCGGCTTTGGCCCAATTATAAAACCGATTACAAGCCGTTGGTTGATTTTGCGAAAGAAAAGAAATTCACATTTGTCGCGACAAACATCCCGCGGCGGTTTGCCGGCCTGGTATATAAAAAAGGTTTTGAGGCATTGGAAACCCTGACCGATGCAGAAAAAAATTGGATTGCGCCACTGCCGATCGCATACGACGCGAACCTTCCGGGCTATGTGAAAATGGTACGTGAAATGGGCGGCCACGGCGGTGACAATCTTCCGAAAGCGCAAGCGGTAAAAGACGCGACCATGGCGTACTTCATACTCAGGAACCTGAGAGACGGCTCGGTCTTCCTGCATTACAACGGCTCATACCACAGTGATGATTTTGAGGGGATTTTCTGGTATCTCAGGCAGCGCCGTCCGGATTTGAAAATCCTGACCATTTCTACGGTGACACAGGCCAATATTTCTAGTCTTGAAAAGGAAAATCTGTCTAAGGCTGATTTCATTTTGGTCATTGATGAAGACGTCACCAAAACGTACTAG
- a CDS encoding hydroxymethylglutaryl-CoA synthase family protein, producing the protein MITGIEAIAFDVAKIHLPVKTLADARGIDAEKLEKGLGLSKMTLPDAHQDSVVFAANALTRLLSQHSIDPNDVARIYVGTESAVDGSKPIASFLISLMEQQWGDGRFSHCDAVDLTFACIGGVDALQNCLDFVRLNPHKKAIVVCSDIARYDLGSTGEYTQGAGAVALLVSADPKIIAFTDKWAVDTQGVFDFFKPYHTISKSEITGNGDNDAWFGHLEAEIQIHKDQPVFDGQYSNQCYTDRTRNAYFRFKDLKNDKGNLLDSWHSVIMHLPYAFQGRRMLPGLYATEAGDGTLEDLKSIAKSAGYLDFVSKKLQPAERGSSLIGNLYTASIFMGLLSALCHFYETNSAISGATFGFMAYGSGSKSKVFEGEIQQDWKPSIEKVKLFETLEQSREIDFSTYEKLHKKEQKGSVVPPKGEWILERIEKENPNLVGARYYKWIS; encoded by the coding sequence ATGATAACAGGAATCGAAGCAATCGCATTCGACGTGGCCAAAATCCACCTGCCCGTAAAAACCCTCGCTGACGCGCGTGGCATCGACGCTGAGAAACTCGAAAAAGGATTGGGATTGTCAAAAATGACTTTGCCCGACGCGCATCAGGACAGCGTGGTTTTTGCGGCCAATGCCCTGACCCGCCTGTTGTCGCAGCATAGCATCGATCCGAATGACGTGGCACGGATTTACGTAGGTACGGAAAGCGCTGTCGATGGTTCCAAGCCGATCGCGTCATTTTTGATTTCGCTGATGGAACAGCAGTGGGGTGACGGGCGCTTCAGCCATTGCGACGCCGTCGACCTCACTTTTGCCTGTATCGGCGGGGTAGACGCGCTGCAGAATTGCCTCGACTTCGTCCGCCTGAATCCGCACAAAAAAGCCATTGTTGTTTGTTCTGACATTGCCAGATACGACCTCGGCTCTACCGGCGAATATACCCAGGGTGCTGGCGCGGTGGCGTTGTTGGTTTCGGCGGATCCAAAAATCATCGCGTTTACAGACAAATGGGCCGTGGATACCCAGGGCGTTTTCGATTTCTTTAAGCCGTATCATACGATTTCCAAATCTGAAATTACCGGAAATGGAGACAATGACGCCTGGTTCGGTCACCTGGAAGCCGAAATCCAAATCCACAAGGACCAGCCGGTTTTTGACGGGCAGTATTCTAACCAGTGTTATACGGACAGGACGCGGAATGCGTATTTCCGGTTTAAGGATTTGAAAAACGATAAGGGAAACCTTCTCGATTCCTGGCACAGCGTCATCATGCACCTGCCGTACGCGTTTCAGGGGCGGCGCATGCTGCCGGGACTGTACGCGACGGAAGCCGGTGATGGCACGTTGGAAGATTTGAAATCCATCGCGAAGTCTGCAGGGTATCTCGATTTCGTTTCCAAAAAACTGCAGCCGGCAGAACGCGGATCTTCATTGATCGGAAACCTGTATACCGCTTCTATATTCATGGGACTGCTTTCTGCGCTTTGCCATTTTTATGAGACCAATAGTGCAATTTCCGGAGCAACATTTGGTTTTATGGCTTACGGAAGCGGATCGAAATCGAAGGTTTTTGAAGGAGAAATTCAACAGGACTGGAAGCCATCGATTGAAAAAGTGAAGCTTTTTGAAACGCTGGAACAAAGCCGTGAGATTGATTTCAGCACTTACGAAAAATTGCATAAGAAGGAGCAAAAAGGGAGTGTTGTGCCGCCGAAAGGCGAATGGATTCTCGAACGCATCGAAAAAGAAAATCCAAACCTCGTCGGTGCGCGTTATTACAAATGGATTTCCTGA
- a CDS encoding Crp/Fnr family transcriptional regulator — protein MVDNQQTDLFLSALRQFADGKSASADMLRKATTAFSKITLKKNEFLVREGGICPYFCFIESGILQHAIEISGNEVTTYLALRHTFTSSLSSFLFRKPSRKSIKAIADCTLYVADLKTFKDLIENNAAFHQCYYNLIEKQICLIDDYRIDLLTMTPEERYTKLLQSEPKLLQEVPLHYLSSFLGISDRHMSRIRKNIK, from the coding sequence ATGGTCGACAATCAGCAAACGGATCTATTCTTAAGCGCTTTACGGCAATTTGCTGATGGTAAAAGCGCTTCCGCAGACATGCTCCGGAAAGCCACAACGGCGTTTTCGAAAATCACGCTTAAAAAAAATGAATTCCTTGTCAGGGAAGGCGGTATCTGTCCGTATTTCTGTTTTATTGAAAGCGGGATCCTGCAGCACGCGATCGAAATTTCGGGTAATGAGGTGACGACGTATCTTGCGCTGCGTCATACCTTCACCAGCTCATTAAGCAGTTTCCTGTTTCGGAAACCTTCCCGCAAAAGCATCAAGGCCATCGCTGATTGTACGCTGTATGTAGCCGATTTAAAAACCTTTAAGGATCTGATCGAAAATAACGCGGCATTCCATCAATGTTATTACAACCTGATCGAAAAGCAAATTTGCCTGATTGACGACTACCGTATCGATTTACTGACGATGACCCCCGAAGAACGGTACACAAAGCTGCTGCAATCCGAGCCGAAACTGTTACAGGAAGTACCGCTGCATTACCTTTCTTCGTTTCTGGGTATTTCCGACAGGCACATGAGCCGGATCCGTAAAAACATAAAATAA
- a CDS encoding aminopeptidase P family protein, translating into MKYHQIDRSLFIKNRAKFTAQMKPNSVAVFNSNDIYPVSADSTLPFAQHRDIFYLSGVDQEESILLLFPDAPYAHQKEIVFLKETSEHIAIWEGEKLTKERAFEVSGIKTVYWLQDFEKILFELMTYADTMYINTNEHYRQSVETETREARFVKWWKEKYPAHAVAKSNPILQRIRSVKESEELDLMQTACNITEKGFRRLLSFVKPNVTEYEIEAELIHEFIRNRSKGFAYTPIIASGNNANVLHYIENNQQCKAGDLILLDVAAEYANYSSDLSRTIPVSGKYTERQKAVYNAVLRVKNEATKMLVPGTLWKQYHVEVGKLMTSELLGLKLIDKADVQNENPDWPAYKKYFMHGTSHHLGLDTHDYGLLHEPMKANMVFTVEPGIYIPAEGFGIRLEDNVVVQEQGEPFNLMRNIPIEADEIESLMNS; encoded by the coding sequence ATGAAATACCATCAAATCGACCGCAGCCTTTTCATCAAGAACCGCGCAAAATTTACGGCGCAGATGAAACCAAACAGTGTTGCCGTTTTCAATTCCAATGATATTTATCCGGTCTCGGCAGATTCGACTTTGCCTTTCGCGCAGCACCGTGATATTTTTTATCTTTCGGGTGTAGACCAGGAAGAAAGTATCCTGCTTTTGTTCCCGGACGCGCCGTATGCACACCAGAAAGAAATAGTATTCCTGAAGGAAACCAGCGAGCACATCGCCATCTGGGAAGGGGAAAAACTGACAAAGGAACGGGCATTTGAAGTGTCAGGAATCAAGACGGTGTACTGGCTTCAGGATTTTGAGAAGATCTTGTTCGAGCTGATGACCTACGCTGACACGATGTACATCAACACCAATGAACACTACCGGCAGTCCGTCGAAACTGAGACCCGTGAGGCGCGTTTCGTAAAATGGTGGAAAGAGAAATATCCGGCACATGCCGTGGCAAAAAGCAATCCAATCCTGCAAAGGATCCGGTCGGTGAAGGAAAGTGAGGAACTCGATTTGATGCAGACGGCCTGTAATATCACTGAAAAAGGCTTCCGCAGGCTGTTGTCATTCGTGAAACCCAATGTCACCGAATACGAAATCGAGGCGGAGCTGATCCACGAATTCATCCGCAACCGTTCGAAAGGTTTTGCTTATACGCCGATCATCGCTTCAGGAAACAACGCCAACGTTTTGCATTACATCGAAAACAACCAGCAATGTAAGGCCGGCGATCTGATCCTGTTGGATGTGGCCGCTGAGTATGCGAATTATTCCAGCGATTTGTCGCGTACGATCCCGGTTTCAGGAAAGTATACCGAAAGGCAGAAAGCGGTGTACAATGCCGTTTTACGCGTAAAAAATGAAGCTACGAAAATGCTCGTTCCCGGAACGCTTTGGAAACAATACCACGTGGAAGTTGGTAAGCTGATGACGTCAGAATTGCTCGGATTAAAACTGATCGACAAAGCAGACGTGCAAAATGAAAATCCCGACTGGCCGGCATACAAGAAATATTTCATGCACGGGACATCGCACCATTTGGGCCTGGACACCCATGACTACGGACTTTTACACGAACCGATGAAAGCCAACATGGTATTCACCGTAGAGCCGGGTATTTACATTCCTGCAGAAGGTTTTGGGATCAGGCTTGAGGACAATGTGGTCGTTCAGGAACAGGGCGAACCTTTTAACCTGATGCGCAACATCCCGATTGAGGCGGATGAGATTGAGTCGCTGATGAATTCCTGA
- a CDS encoding phosphoglycerate kinase has translation MKTLSDINFKNKKALIRVDFNVPLDAEFNVTDDTRIEAAKPTIDKILADGGSVILMSHLGRPKGAEEKYSLKHIVGKTAEILGAEVKFAEDCIGSKASSAAEALKAGEVLLLENLRFHNEEEAGDVDFAKALASLGDVYVNDAFGTAHRAHASTTIIAQFFPDDKCFGALLAKEIESLNKVLKDSQKPVTAVLGGSKVSSKITVIENILDKVDHMIIGGGMTFTFIKALGGKIGDSICEDDKQDLALEILEKAKAKNVQIHLPVDVVAADAFSKDANTKIVDVREIPDGWQGLDAGPKSLEQFKKVILESKTILWNGPLGVFELEPFAKGTIELGNYIAEATQTGAFSLVGGGDSVAAVKQFGLEPKMSYVSTGGGAMLEMLEGKTLPGIAAIID, from the coding sequence ATGAAAACACTCAGCGACATCAATTTCAAGAATAAGAAGGCCTTAATCCGTGTGGATTTCAATGTGCCATTGGATGCGGAATTCAATGTAACCGACGACACGCGCATTGAGGCCGCGAAGCCTACCATCGACAAAATCCTGGCTGATGGCGGCAGCGTCATCCTGATGTCGCACCTGGGTCGTCCGAAAGGGGCAGAAGAAAAGTATTCGTTAAAACATATTGTCGGGAAAACGGCTGAAATTCTTGGCGCCGAGGTGAAATTTGCCGAGGACTGTATCGGCAGCAAAGCCAGTTCAGCTGCAGAAGCCCTCAAGGCCGGGGAGGTATTGCTGCTCGAGAACCTGCGTTTCCATAATGAAGAAGAAGCGGGTGATGTCGATTTCGCCAAAGCGCTCGCGTCGCTGGGCGATGTCTACGTAAACGATGCTTTCGGGACGGCACACCGCGCACACGCCTCCACGACCATCATAGCACAGTTTTTTCCTGATGACAAATGTTTCGGGGCATTGCTCGCAAAGGAAATCGAAAGCCTGAACAAAGTGCTCAAAGATTCTCAAAAACCGGTAACAGCGGTATTGGGCGGCAGCAAGGTATCCTCAAAAATCACGGTAATAGAAAATATCCTCGACAAGGTCGATCACATGATTATTGGCGGCGGAATGACTTTTACTTTCATAAAAGCGCTAGGCGGGAAGATCGGCGACTCGATCTGCGAAGACGACAAGCAGGACTTAGCGCTCGAAATCCTTGAAAAAGCCAAAGCCAAAAACGTACAGATCCATCTTCCGGTGGATGTGGTTGCTGCCGATGCTTTCTCAAAAGATGCAAACACGAAGATTGTAGACGTGCGTGAGATTCCTGACGGATGGCAAGGGCTCGATGCGGGGCCTAAATCCCTGGAGCAGTTTAAAAAGGTTATCCTTGAATCGAAAACCATTCTCTGGAATGGTCCGCTGGGAGTTTTTGAACTCGAGCCTTTTGCAAAAGGGACCATCGAACTCGGGAATTATATTGCCGAAGCAACCCAAACCGGGGCTTTTTCGCTCGTAGGAGGGGGCGATTCGGTGGCGGCCGTAAAACAGTTCGGATTGGAGCCGAAAATGAGCTACGTGTCCACCGGCGGCGGCGCCATGCTGGAGATGCTCGAAGGTAAAACGCTACCCGGAATTGCTGCTATAATCGATTGA